From Litorilinea aerophila:
CCGCCTGGCCCTCAACGCCATCTACCAGCGGGATTACCCCACCGTCCAGGGGACCGTCCTCTTCATAGCGGTGGCCTTCGTCCTGGTGAACCTGCTCACCGACCTGGCCTACAGCCTCATCGACCCACGCATCCGCCTGGAACAGTGACGGCAATCTGATGAAAGCATTCCTCCGCTACCTGGTACAGCGCAATCGCATCGGTCTGGCCGGCGGGGCCATCTTTCTCCTGCTGGCCGCTATGGCCCTGGTACCGGGCTGGTTCGCGCCCCACGACCCCCTGGCCATGACACCGGCAGCCATGGCTCCCCCTGGCCCCGAATTCCCCCTGGGCTCGGACCGCTATGGGCGAGACATCCTGAGCCGGATTGTCTATGGCCTTCGGGTTTCCTTCAGCGTAGGCATTCTCGCCGTGGCCGTGGCAACCCTGGTGGGCAGTGCTCTGGGGATGGTGGCCGGCTACTTCGGTCGTGGCGTGGACTACCTGATCATGCGGGTCATGGACACCATCTTCGCCTTCCCCTCCCTGTTGCTGGCCATCGCCCTGGCTGCGGTGATGGGGGCGGGGCTGCCCAGCGTGATCGTGGCCATTGGCATCATCTACACGCCTATCTTCGCGCGGGTGGCCCGTGCGCCCACCCTGAGCGTCAAGGAGCAGGAGTTCGTCACCGCGGCCGTGGCCATTGGGGGCAGCAGCCCCCGCATCCTCTTCCGCCATGTGCTGCCCAACATCCTGACGCCCATCGTGGTGCAGATGGCCCTCAGCCTCTCCAGTGCAGTCATCGTGGAAGCGGCCCTCAGCTTCCTGGGCCTGGGCGCGGTGCCCCCTACCCCCTCCCTGGGCTCCATGCTGAGCGAGGCCCGGGCCTTCATGGAGCTGGCGCCCTGGACAGTACTCTACCCCGGCCTGGCCCTGGCCGGGCTGGTATTGAGCGTCAACCTGCTGGGGGACGCGGTACAGGATCTGTTGGACCCCCATCACCGGGGCGAAGGGATTCAGGGGTAGGGGAAGGCAGGATTGGAGCGGGTGGCAGGCTGGTGAGGTCCGTCAGGCTGCGCTCAGTGGCATTTGCATTCCACCGTCACTGTGCAGGAGGCCGTGGCTCTGGCCGTCAACGTATCCCAGAGGTAACCTTCATCCAGGGGATCACACTCAGACATGACCTCCGGACTGCCGATGGTCACCTGGGGCGTGCCGTTACAGGGTTCTCCATTGGCGCACTCTCCCTGACATCGATGTCGTGCCGCGTGATTTTTGGCCTCCTGGAGAACGATCTCCGTCGCCCTTGCCTCAGCGACGGCTTTCAACCGGGCGCAGGCTGCCCGTTCACGCCTGGAACCCGGTGTAAAGGCAAACGACTCCGTTTCCTCGACCATCGCTTCAAAGGTCGTTCGGGCAGGCGGTGCGCCGCACTGCAGGACAATGCGCGGGGATGCGATTTCTTCGACCGTGACTGGAGAGCCGCCGGTCTGAACCAGGGGGCCAACCTGAACGAGGGGGCCCACCTGCACCCCGGGACCTGCCTGGACGCCCGGTCCCACCTGAACACCACCCCCTTTGCCACCGGCCTGCCCGCCCGCCATGGCCCCCCTGGCAGCCATATGCTCGACCGCGGCCTGGGCCAGGAGCCTTGCGAATTCCCGGTGAAAGGTCAATCGAATCTCTCTGGAGTCTGTCACAAAGTTATCAGTCCGGATCTCATCTTTCATGATATTCTTCTCCCTCCTTCTAAATTACCGATACGCTTCCATTTCCCATCGCTGAACCATCCCTTCTCAGCCCGGTGGAATGCCCGGGTAAAGCCGGAACAGGTTCATCGGATCATAGCGTGGCTAGAAGGCTGCCAGTCGGTCATAGAACGATCTATAGGCCGCCGAATGCGTTTGTTTCTTCCCTTCGTTCATCAGCTCCTTCACATATACGGCGCGGGAGGCGTCGGGCCGCGGCGCTTCCTACAGCTCCTGCGTCCCAACCAATGTTGGCCGCATCGGCGTCGGGGTCGGTCCAGATGGCAAAGGCGCTGAAGGAGAAGGCAGGATCTCGGCAGTACAGGGCCTCATGGCCACCGTGCCCCAGCTGCCGCAAAAAAGGGGGCCACCACCGCTTCACCTGACAGCGGCTGCGGTAACCTCTTGCGAATCTCCTCATTCTGCCTAGTGAAAGCTTGAGATCAGCTAGACGGGTCATCCTGTTGGCATACTGCCAGGGCTTGCCCGCGTTGGTGGAGTCGGGCGGGCTTCAGCCCCACCCGGGGCAACCCGATTTTATTTATACAGGAACGAGCCCCCATGTGCCAGACCATTTATTATTCAATTCCTGTTCAACTTCTGCTCATGGGAATCTGTCCATGGAGAAAAGAAGAAGATAAAGATCCCCTTCCCTACTGAATTCTTCTTGGAGAATGAGTCAGATGCAACTAAAAAAATGGCCCTGGGCATCCGGCGTGCCCAGGGCGATGGAATGAACACGGAGGAACTCTCGGCTTCACGGCAAGCCCTGGATGATGCGAGCCATTTCCTCTTCGCTAAAGCAACGCATGGTCAGGGTGCGGGTGTTGCCCTGCATCCCTGTGGCCAGCAGCAGCCGGGTCGCCACCTCTTCGTCCGGCGCCTCGAAGATGAACACGGCGTCGTAGGGGCCCTGAGTCCACCAGACCCCGATTTTGCGGCCGCCCACAGCCTGGAGCGCTTCTTCCGCAGCTTTGGCGCGGTTGAGGGTCTCCTTGACGGTGCGCAGGCCCTGCTCCGTCCAGTTGATCAGGGTAATATAGGCTGGCATCTGGGTTCTCCTTCCCTGGGGAAAACAACTGGGGGAAAGAAGTGCGTCACTCCTGCATGCATTATCGCGCCGGCTATCGTACTATGTCAACCACTATAACACCCACAACAACCATGCGATCCCCAGGGCCAGGCTGAGCAGCGTAATGGGCACGCCGGCCCGCAGGTACTCGCCGAAGCCCATCTCCACCCCGCGACGGCGGGCGATCTCGGCCACGATGAGGTTGGCCACCGAGCCCAACAGGGTCAGATTGCCGGCGAAGGTGGTGGCCATGGCCAGGGTCAGCCAGGCCTGGGTGGGATCGGGGAAGTGGGGGACAAAGGGCCGAAAGAGCAGCACCGCGGGCACGTTGGAGATGAGGTTGCTCAAAACCACAGCCACCAGGCTCAAGGAGACGATGCCCCGCTCGGCTACGGGCTGCATGAGGGCGAAAAGCTGCCCGCTCACGCCCAGGGTCTCCAGAGAACCGGTCACGATGAAGAGGCCGGCGAAGAAGACCAGCAGCGACCAGTCCACCTCGGCAAAGACCCGCTCCGGATCCACCCGGCGGCTGATGAGGAGCAGCGCGGCGGCCCCCAGAGCCGCCTGGGGAATGGGCATGCCGGCCAGGAACGCCAGCACCATGAGACCGGTGGCCACCAGGCTCTTGCGCAGGAGGCGCGGCTCAGCCTGCACCGACGGGGGCGGCACGCCGTCGAAGCGGTCCACGGCCAGCTCTCGGCGGTAGAGCCCCAGCAACACGATCCAGATCAGGACCAGGCCCATCAGAGCCACCGGCCCCAGGTAGCCCGTAAAGCGCAGGAACGGCATCCCAGATGCCACGCCGATGATCATGTTCTGGGGATTGCCGGTGATGGTGCCGGCAGAGCCGATGTTGGCCGCGGTGACCAGGGCGATCAGGTAGGGGATGGGACGTTGCTTCAGGGTCCGGCAGATCTCCAGCACCAGAGGCGTGAAGGTCAGGACGATGGTGTCGTTGAGGAAGACGGCAGAGAGCACGCCCGAGGAAAGAATGATGAAGGCGAGAAGCTGGCGGGGCGAGTGGGCCCGCTGGACCACCCAGCGGCCGACCAGGTGGAAGAAGCCGGCCCGCCGCAGGTTGGCGTTGAGGATCATCATCGCGAAGAGGAGGGTGAGGGTGTCCAGATCCAGGGCCGCATAGGCCTCCTCCAGGGGGATGGCTCCCAGCAGGATGAGGAGGGCAGCGCCGGTGAGGGCGATGGTGGCCCGGTTCATGCGCAGCAGGGGGAAACGCCCCACCGCGACGCCCACAATGGTCACTGCCACCACAGCCAGTGACAGCCAGAAGACACCCCCCTGGATCAACGCCATATCCAAGTGGTCTCAACCTGGTCTACTGTCGGGTTGCCCAAAGCATGCCCCGGCGGACAATCTCCTTGGCCTCGGGCACGTCGAAGTCTTTGGCCACGTGGCCCAGGGAGCAGTAGAAGACCCGACCCTGGCCCCACCGGCGCTTCCAGACCACCGGCATCACTGTGCCCTCGATCCAGGGCGCATACTCGCCGCTGAAGGTGGTGGTGGCCAGCACCTCGTTGGACGGATCCACGTGCATGTAATACTGCTCCGAATGCATCTTGAAGTCCTTGAGGCCGGCCACGATGGGGTCATCGTGCTTGACGATGTTCACCTCGTAGTCGATGATGTTGCCGGGATGAGCCACCCACTGGCCACCCACCATCCACTGGTAGTTGACGTTCTGGCGGAAGGAATCGGCCATCCCTCCATGCCAGCCGGCCAGGCCGGTGCCCGCCTTGATGGTGTTGAGCAGCCCTTCCTCCTGCTCCCGGGTGATGGTGCTCATGGTCCAGATGGGGGTGATGAGGTCGTAGCTGCGCATCTTCTCGGTGTTGAGGTAGATGTCCAGGGTGTCGTAGACCTCCACCTCGTACCCCTCGTTGCGCAGCACGGCGGCGAAAATCTCGGCGCAGATCTGGGGCTCGTGGCCTTCCCAGCCGCCCCAGGTTATCATGGCTCGCTTCATGGTTCGTTTCCTCATCTATCTTAGTGGCTGTAATCTTGGTGGCTGAAAAAAGTCCACGCCGGACAGGGCAAGCCCTGTCCCTACGGGCCCAGAACAGGCCGTTTCCCATCACGCCTGCTGGTCACAGAGGGCGAAGGTCTGGCGCAGGGCCTGGATGGGATCGCCCTTGGGCCGGAATTCGTGGCCCACGTAGAGGTCGTAGCCGGTGGCGGCGATGGCCCGGCAGATGGCCCTGTAGTTGAGCTCCTGGCTGTCGTCCAGGTCGTTGCGGCCGGGTACCCCCGCGGTGTGGAAGTGGCCGATCCAGCGGATGTTCTCCCGGATGGTGCGGATCACGTCCCCTTCCATGATCTGCATGTGGTAGATGTCGTACAGCAGCTTGACCCGGGGGCTGTTCACCCGCTCGCAGACTGCCACGCCCCACGCGGTGTGGTCACACTGGTAGCCGGGGTGGTCGACCTTGCTGTTGAGCAGCTCCAGGTTGAGGTTGACGCCCTTCTCCTCGGCGTAGGGGGCCACCCGGCGCAGGCCGTCGGCCACGGCCTCGATGGCTTCCAGCTCGGTCATGTGGGGCTGGCGGTTGCCGCTGAAGCAGATGATGCCGGGGATGCCGTAGCGGGCGGCCACGTCGATGGACTCCCGCAGCTCGGCCTCGATACGGTCGTGGTTGCTGCGCTTGTTGAGGCCGTCGCCCAGGGTGCCGTGGCCGCTCATGCTGGCCACCGCCAGGCCATGGTCCCGGGCCAGGGCCACGATCTCCTCGAAGTTGTCTGGCCGCGCCCAGAGCTCGATGGCCGCGTAGCCGATCTCCGCCGCAGCCTGAACCAGCTCCGCCAGGCTCATCTCCGCCGGCTTGAAAAGCGGGTAGCAGATGGATTGTTTGATCCCCATGGTTCTCCCTGATTAAATCAAGACCCCACCTTTGCAGACCTGGGTCGGCATCTGAGGATGCCGACTCCGCGTCATGATGGTGGCCCATGTTGTGTATTCATCTGTGAAATCTGTGGTTTCTGCACCGAAACCGATTATGTCAAATCCAGCACGCTGCGGGCCACCTCGCCCCGGGCCAGGGCATCGAAGGCCTCGTTGACCTGCTCCAGCGGATAGACCCGGCTGACCAGTTCGTCCAGCTTGAGCCGCCCCGCCTGGTAGAGGCCGATGAGCCGGGGGAAGTCCACCCGGGGGCGGGCAGTGCCGTACATGGAGGCGATGACCATCTTCTCCGGCATCAGCAGGCGGGCATCCATCTGCACCGGCGTGTTCTCCGGCGCGTGGCCCACAAAGACGGTGACGCCCCGTTTCCGGGTACACTGGATGGCCTGGAGGAAGGGTTCTCCGGTGAGGCCAATGGCCTCGAAGGCGTAGTGGGCCCCGCCGCCGGTGATGGCCTGGATGCGGGCCACAGGATCTTCCCGGCCGGCGTTGACCGTGTGGGTGGCGCCAAAGGATCGGGCCATCTCCAGCTTGTTGTCCCGCAGGTCCACGGCGACGATGGGGCCCGCCCCCACCATGGCCGCAGCCTGGATGCAGTTGAGGCCCACACCGCCACAGCCGAAGACGGCCACCGAGGTGCCCGGCTGGACCTGTGCGGTGTTGATCACCGCGCCCACACCGGTCATGACGCCACAGCCCACCAGCGCGGCCTGGCGCAGGGGCACCTCCTTGGGGATGGGAATGGCCACATCGGCAGGGACGATGGTCTCCGTGCTGAAGGTGCCCAGACCGGCCATCTTGTTCATGGTCTGCCCGTTGCCCGGAAACCGGGGCAACCCGCGCGTGTCGGCCGGGGCGTCACAGAGGTTGGGATAGCCCCGCTGGCACATCTCGCAGGTGCCGCAGTTGCGCTTCCACGAGAGGACCACGTGGTCGCCCACCTGCAGACCCCGGACCTCTGCCCCGACTTCTTCCACCACGCCGGCCCCCTCGTGCCCCAGGATGGTGGGCACCGGAATGTGGGGCCATTCCCCCTTCACCACATGCCAGTCCGAGTGGCAGACACCGCTGGCCACCAGACGCACACGCACTTGATCCGGCCCCACGTCGGGCAGATCGAACTCTTCGATCCGGAGCGGCGTGTGGGGCGCGTAAAGGACCGCAGCTTTCATGGCGACCTCCTTGGAACCCCCGAATTGGAACCCTCAAAGACGAAAGACGAAGGATAG
This genomic window contains:
- a CDS encoding anion transporter; protein product: MALIQGGVFWLSLAVVAVTIVGVAVGRFPLLRMNRATIALTGAALLILLGAIPLEEAYAALDLDTLTLLFAMMILNANLRRAGFFHLVGRWVVQRAHSPRQLLAFIILSSGVLSAVFLNDTIVLTFTPLVLEICRTLKQRPIPYLIALVTAANIGSAGTITGNPQNMIIGVASGMPFLRFTGYLGPVALMGLVLIWIVLLGLYRRELAVDRFDGVPPPSVQAEPRLLRKSLVATGLMVLAFLAGMPIPQAALGAAALLLISRRVDPERVFAEVDWSLLVFFAGLFIVTGSLETLGVSGQLFALMQPVAERGIVSLSLVAVVLSNLISNVPAVLLFRPFVPHFPDPTQAWLTLAMATTFAGNLTLLGSVANLIVAEIARRRGVEMGFGEYLRAGVPITLLSLALGIAWLLWVL
- a CDS encoding ABC transporter permease, giving the protein MKAFLRYLVQRNRIGLAGGAIFLLLAAMALVPGWFAPHDPLAMTPAAMAPPGPEFPLGSDRYGRDILSRIVYGLRVSFSVGILAVAVATLVGSALGMVAGYFGRGVDYLIMRVMDTIFAFPSLLLAIALAAVMGAGLPSVIVAIGIIYTPIFARVARAPTLSVKEQEFVTAAVAIGGSSPRILFRHVLPNILTPIVVQMALSLSSAVIVEAALSFLGLGAVPPTPSLGSMLSEARAFMELAPWTVLYPGLALAGLVLSVNLLGDAVQDLLDPHHRGEGIQG
- a CDS encoding ThuA domain-containing protein, coding for MKRAMITWGGWEGHEPQICAEIFAAVLRNEGYEVEVYDTLDIYLNTEKMRSYDLITPIWTMSTITREQEEGLLNTIKAGTGLAGWHGGMADSFRQNVNYQWMVGGQWVAHPGNIIDYEVNIVKHDDPIVAGLKDFKMHSEQYYMHVDPSNEVLATTTFSGEYAPWIEGTVMPVVWKRRWGQGRVFYCSLGHVAKDFDVPEAKEIVRRGMLWATRQ
- a CDS encoding hydroxypyruvate isomerase family protein, translating into MGIKQSICYPLFKPAEMSLAELVQAAAEIGYAAIELWARPDNFEEIVALARDHGLAVASMSGHGTLGDGLNKRSNHDRIEAELRESIDVAARYGIPGIICFSGNRQPHMTELEAIEAVADGLRRVAPYAEEKGVNLNLELLNSKVDHPGYQCDHTAWGVAVCERVNSPRVKLLYDIYHMQIMEGDVIRTIRENIRWIGHFHTAGVPGRNDLDDSQELNYRAICRAIAATGYDLYVGHEFRPKGDPIQALRQTFALCDQQA
- a CDS encoding Zn-dependent alcohol dehydrogenase; amino-acid sequence: MKAAVLYAPHTPLRIEEFDLPDVGPDQVRVRLVASGVCHSDWHVVKGEWPHIPVPTILGHEGAGVVEEVGAEVRGLQVGDHVVLSWKRNCGTCEMCQRGYPNLCDAPADTRGLPRFPGNGQTMNKMAGLGTFSTETIVPADVAIPIPKEVPLRQAALVGCGVMTGVGAVINTAQVQPGTSVAVFGCGGVGLNCIQAAAMVGAGPIVAVDLRDNKLEMARSFGATHTVNAGREDPVARIQAITGGGAHYAFEAIGLTGEPFLQAIQCTRKRGVTVFVGHAPENTPVQMDARLLMPEKMVIASMYGTARPRVDFPRLIGLYQAGRLKLDELVSRVYPLEQVNEAFDALARGEVARSVLDLT
- a CDS encoding GYD domain-containing protein yields the protein MPAYITLINWTEQGLRTVKETLNRAKAAEEALQAVGGRKIGVWWTQGPYDAVFIFEAPDEEVATRLLLATGMQGNTRTLTMRCFSEEEMARIIQGLP